CCTCGGCGAATTCCTCGCCGAGGACGTCCTCTAACACCTGGCTTCCACGACTCTCATCAACCCAGAACAGCACCTCTTCGTCAGTAACAAACGTCCACGCCCAGTGTTGCTCTCCATCAACAGGAAAGCCCGTCTCATCACAATAGACGACGTCACTCTCCCGAACACTGGCTTTGACGTCTTCATACGCGGGTCGCAGCCGGTCTGCGACCCGCTTGGTCAGGTTGTAGATTGTCCGGTGGGAGATGGGGAGATCGAGCTCCCACTCAAACAACTCTGCCTGCTTTCGGTTTGGAAGTCGCTGATGGAACCTTCCAAGGGCGGTTTGGGCCATGATATTTGGCCCAAACCGCCCGGTTTCCGGGCAGTCAGGATGTTCAGCAACGACCTCGTTTCCACAGGAACAGTGGTGTTTGCCGAGTTCGTACTCGGTGACAGTGGTTGGAATGGGGAGTGGTATATCGATAATCGTCCGTGAGACGTAGCTGTCCGGGTTAGAGAGTGTCTGCTCACAGTCTGGGCAATATCCCCGATCAACTCGAATAGTCTCCTCTGGTTCCGGAGGCGGTCGAGTTGTTCCCTCGTGACCTTCGTCACGTCCTGGAGAGGAGTCGCTGGCGGCGTCAGCGTCGCCGCCAGCGTCGTCCCCTTGGTCTTCGTTCTCTTCCTCGTCGCTGTCATCGTTGCCAGGTGATCCAGCCGCGCCACCCTGCTTACTGGGTGGTGTGTTTGGGTTTTCGTACCACTTGAGGCGTGCTTGCAGATTCTCGATCTGCTGTTGCTGTGCTGTGAGTTGACGACGGAGAAGACGGTTCTCGAACTCTTTGACTACGAGCTGCTGGCGGAGATGCGTACTGTCCTCAGCGCGGATCGCGGAATCTGTCGATTCCGGCGATCCGCCAATCCCCAGCGACACACTTGATTTACCATTGAGAGACCATTCATGAGACTGCTACGAAATCGGTCTGGCAGCAAGTCGCTATCCAACTACTCCAAAATAACGTCCGTACTTAGATACACTCATTTTCGACACCTACTCTTAAGTCACCTGTACGTATGCACTTTTCAACCCTTCTCGTATGAGAGGATCTTACACTCGCCTACTGCCATTCCTTCCCACTCCTCAAGGGCGTCTTTATCGCGTGAAATGATTTCGTGTGTGCTCAGTGCTTTTTCTTCGTACTCCTCAAGAACGTCCCTCGTTTCTCTGTTATGTGCGTAGTCATCGGTTGCATGAATTGTCCGCCTCGTGTTCGGATCGTCGGGGGCTATTTGCGGATTGTACCGTGCTCTGTATCGTTCTTTTATCTCTTTCATTTCGTGAGAGTTCCGCTCCCTGATCCGCGGGTCGGGTACTTCGATCTGGACTGAGAGTATATTCGATGGCTCTTCGCCGATCCGTTCGATTTTCTTCTCTATATACTCCCAACGAACGTCCGTCTGTGTCGCGTAGAGGTCGTGGACGAATTCGCCGAACGTCTCCCGGTCGAAGGTTAAACGCGTACAGGAATGGACTCTTTCTTCTTCGACCAGACTCTCGACTATCTCTTCGAAGTAGTCGCTCGCCGGCGGCCAAATGATCGCTTCGAACAGGACACCGTGCTCGTCAAGGAGAGCGCTAAACTCGGTTCGGAGGGCGGCGAGTTCTGCATCGGTAAAATCGCGACTTTCGAACCACGCGATCGGACACCGTTTGACCCCTACGTCCGGCTTCTCAACCGTTACTTCGACTTCCTGTTGGGAGTCGTAGAGCGCGCACGCTGCAATTTCCGGATCGAGTATTTCGGACGAATATCCGATCGGAACGGGAGGACGGTCCTGCTGTTCAAAATACTCGTCGACGGCATCGAGGAACTCGCCGAGAGGTTGGACATCAGCGTGGTCTTCAAAATTCTCGTAAAGATCGAAGCCTCCCCTCGTGTCACCTCTGTGTTCTTTGATCGCTAGTAGGTACACGACCAGATCGTACCTGGTGAATTCCGCTCCGGAATACTGAGCGGCGATAAAGTCCGCGGGATCGTACTTCAGTTTCAGCTCATCTTCGGCCAGAGTTCCTACTTTGATTTTGCGTCGTGGCTTCGTGTATCTCTGTAGAAGTCCCGTCGGGTCTGCGAGCTTCACGAGCCGAATTCCGCGTTGTACCGTCTTCTTTAACCCGGCTTGCCTATACGATTGCACTGCCCTGGCCGGGATCGACGTCGGTTTCGTCTCGTAATCGTCCTGCGATCGTCGACTGAGCGGTCCGTGGCGTCGTGTGAATTCGATCCCGTGTTCGATCGTTCTCTTGAACCCGTCTCTTCGAAGGGATCGGATTCCGCGAGTAGCAACGTGTGAGATACTCGGTGTATAGTCATCGACTACGAGGTCAGGTTCCCACTCGTCCGTCTCTTGACTGTACTCGTCGAGT
This portion of the Natronobeatus ordinarius genome encodes:
- the tnpC gene encoding IS66 family transposase, which encodes MSLGIGGSPESTDSAIRAEDSTHLRQQLVVKEFENRLLRRQLTAQQQQIENLQARLKWYENPNTPPSKQGGAAGSPGNDDSDEEENEDQGDDAGGDADAASDSSPGRDEGHEGTTRPPPEPEETIRVDRGYCPDCEQTLSNPDSYVSRTIIDIPLPIPTTVTEYELGKHHCSCGNEVVAEHPDCPETGRFGPNIMAQTALGRFHQRLPNRKQAELFEWELDLPISHRTIYNLTKRVADRLRPAYEDVKASVRESDVVYCDETGFPVDGEQHWAWTFVTDEEVLFWVDESRGSQVLEDVLGEEFAEDSTLSCDGWSAYRSYHTKLQRCWAHLLREAEYVAERYEEAEWLSAELHDLHDDLTAFDEEDPSASAREQMRAEASLHLEGLIREEYESQEVQKLIEKIRNGLGHWLTFVTEPDVDSTNNRAERALREQVVLRKMFRTLRSAEGVQIHETITTMLATWKRRGLDPPEQLQSILGGQELRLG